In Methanofervidicoccus sp. A16, the sequence AATATGGGACTATACGATCGTAGATATATTGATAAGTATATACCCATCCTACAGAAAAAACTAAAGATCCGAAAGTTAAAACAAGATGTAGTATTAACATTAGTAAAAGGTAACTATATTGATAAGAACGTCCTTCGTACCATACTCCACGGATTTCGTAATTTGGACAATGAAGAAAACATGAAATTTTTAGAGGAGATCATCGCTCACTATCCATTAAATCTATTAGATGCCCTCTACAATGAGATAAAAAAGTTAGAGCCCTATCTAAATAGAAATAACAACTTCAAGAAACTTTTAAATATAATAAAAGAACGATTAGAAGAGAAAGATAAAATATCAACAGAGGACATAAATACAGTAATAGAGGAGGAGGCTGAAAAAAATATACCTAAGATAGTGGTAGCCTTAGAGTCTGAATGTGCGAAGGTAGAATTGGAAGATGGTAAAAAAGTATACATTATACCAGAGAATACCTGTGTAAAAACACCACTATCTAATGAACTGTTAAAAGTCCTTGAAAAATACAGTAAAAATGAGATGGAGATGTATAAGTTAGTCCATGAGATTATGGTAAAATCTCTTATAGAGGACGTACTTTTAGATTATAGTATGGATCAAAATGATAGAAAACAGGGATAAGGATGCATGAAAAAATAGAAAATGTCGTCTATGGAGTAGTAACTGTAAGTGATAGTAGATTTAACAAACTGATCGCTGGAGAAGATGTTGAAGATAGATCTGGAAGTTTTCTAAGAGAGGAGTTAAAGGCTAAATATCACGTATTAATACCTGACAACAGAGATATGTTAAAGGGAGTCATAGATCACCTTATAGACTTCACAGATGTAGATTGTATAGTAATAACAGGTGGTACAGGTATTTCTCCAAGGGATAACACTCCAGAGGTTTTAAGGGAGATGTTTCATAAAGAGTTAACAGGGTTTTCAGTACTATTCCATAATTTAAGTTATAAAGAGGTAAAATACGCTACATTACTTTCAAGGGCTACTGCAGGGATATATAGAGGGAGAGTAATATACGCATTACCAGGATCTCTAAATGCCTGTAAAACTGCATTACCAATTATTAAAGAGGAGACTGGACATATTTTAAAGCATATAAGAGAGTGACACTTTTTTAAGAAATTATGATATAATTTATAATATTACTTATACATTAAATAATGAGAATGCTAAAATAAAAATTAAATAAAAAGAATAGGATAAGAGTTTGACAGAAATCTTTTACTTTTTCAAACTGTATATATTATTTTGTAAGTAATTTGATATTTTTTTTAGGTTTTTTATTTTTTAATTTTAAATTAATTTTTCATTATCAATATTCTAATTATTTTTTATAAAGTTTTTATAAAGATCTTCCTAGTTCTTATTTTTGTATATAATTTTGATAAAATATAAACTAAAATTTAATTTCCCTTTGAGAAAATTCATAAAAATAATTATAAATAATTTAGAATTATAAATGAAGAATATATGAAATAAGGAACATATTATAAAGAACCATAAAAATAGGTAAATATTTATCCTGAACACTCTCTCTTTTAATCTACTAAACATATTAAAAAACAGTCAAATTAAATATTGTTTTAATAAAAAATCTTCGTCTATTTAACTTTTTATTCGAAATTTTCTAGATAAAAAAATAGAATAGAAGAATAATCAAAGCTAAAACTTCAATATTGCCCCTTCATCTGCCGAGGTAACTAATCTGGAATACCTTGCCAAGTATCCTTTTTTAACCTTAGGTTCCGGCCTCTTCCACTTTGAGAATCTCTCCCTTATCTCCTCCTCAGATAACTTCAACTGGAGACTCTTCCCTATCATATCTATGGATATAATATCTCCATCCTCTACAATAGCAATAGGACCTCCAGCCATTGCCTCTGGAGATACATGACCTATACAAGGGCCTCTACTACCTCCACTGAACCTACCGTCTGTAATAAGGGCAACTTTATCATCTAGCCCCATACCACATATTGCAGATGTTGGAGCCAACATCTCCTTCATCCCAGGACCCCCTGCAGGGCCCTCGTATCTTATAACTATTATATCACCTGCCTCAATCTCCCCTCCAAGTATAGCCTCTAAGGCCTCCTCCTCAGAGTTAAATACCCTTGCAGGTCCCTCATGTTGATACATCTTTGGATCCACTGCACTGATCTTAACTACAGCACCCCTTGGGGCGAGATTTCCCCGTAATATCCTTAAACCTGCCTCCTTATGCACAGGTTTATCAATAGGTCTTATTACCCTATGATCTATATACTTAACCTCCCTTATGATCTCCTTTATAGTCTTCCCACTTACAGTTTTAGCATCCCTTATCTTATCCTCAAGTACCTTCAAGACTGCAGGAATACCTCCAGCCCTGTGTAGATCCAACATAAAATGCTCTCCATTGGGCCTAATAGAGGCTATATGAGGCACTTCCTCACTTAGCCTGTCGAAGTCATCTAAGGTTATAAGACCTCTCTCCATCTCACTTGCAATTGCAGGGATATGTAGAGTTGTATTTGTGGAACCTCCCAGTGCCAGATCTACAAGTATGGCGTTCTCAAAGGATTCCTTTGTTAGGATATCTGTAGGTTTTATATTTTTCCTCACTAAATCTACCACCACTTCTCCACTTCTCTTACATATCCTTACTTTCTGGGCATCTACCGCATGGGTTGTGGCACACATGGGCAGAGATAACCCCAACGCCTCAGTTATACATGCCATAGTATTGGCAGTAAATAATCCTGCACAACTCCCAGGTCCAGGGCAGGCATGATCTTCTATCTCTTTTAACTCCTTTTCATCTATCTTTCCAGCTTTATAAGCCCCTACACCTTCAAATACACTTATTAAATCGTATCTCTTTCCATGGATCTCTCCAGGGAGCATAGGACCTCCAGTAACAACTACAAAAGGAATATTCAACCTCAATGCTCCCATTATCATACCAGGCACTATCTTATCACAGGATGGAAGGAGCACCAACCCATCGAAACCATGGGCTTTAGCCATACTCTCTACAGTATCTGCTATAATCTCCCTTGAAGGTAGAGAGTATCTCATACCCTCATGTCCCATGGCAATACCGTCACAGATAGCCATGGTGTTGAACTCAAAGGCAGTACCTCCATTTGCATATATACCTTTCTTAACAGCATCTGCAAGAGTTCTCAAGTGTATATGGCCAGGCACAACCTCTGTATAACTGTTGACCACTCCGATAAAGGGTCTGTTTATCTCCTCA encodes:
- a CDS encoding MogA/MoaB family molybdenum cofactor biosynthesis protein; this encodes MHEKIENVVYGVVTVSDSRFNKLIAGEDVEDRSGSFLREELKAKYHVLIPDNRDMLKGVIDHLIDFTDVDCIVITGGTGISPRDNTPEVLREMFHKELTGFSVLFHNLSYKEVKYATLLSRATAGIYRGRVIYALPGSLNACKTALPIIKEETGHILKHIRE
- the ilvD gene encoding dihydroxy-acid dehydratase, producing the protein MISNSVKKGINRAPHRSLLKACGYTDEEINRPFIGVVNSYTEVVPGHIHLRTLADAVKKGIYANGGTAFEFNTMAICDGIAMGHEGMRYSLPSREIIADTVESMAKAHGFDGLVLLPSCDKIVPGMIMGALRLNIPFVVVTGGPMLPGEIHGKRYDLISVFEGVGAYKAGKIDEKELKEIEDHACPGPGSCAGLFTANTMACITEALGLSLPMCATTHAVDAQKVRICKRSGEVVVDLVRKNIKPTDILTKESFENAILVDLALGGSTNTTLHIPAIASEMERGLITLDDFDRLSEEVPHIASIRPNGEHFMLDLHRAGGIPAVLKVLEDKIRDAKTVSGKTIKEIIREVKYIDHRVIRPIDKPVHKEAGLRILRGNLAPRGAVVKISAVDPKMYQHEGPARVFNSEEEALEAILGGEIEAGDIIVIRYEGPAGGPGMKEMLAPTSAICGMGLDDKVALITDGRFSGGSRGPCIGHVSPEAMAGGPIAIVEDGDIISIDMIGKSLQLKLSEEEIRERFSKWKRPEPKVKKGYLARYSRLVTSADEGAILKF